From a single Budorcas taxicolor isolate Tak-1 chromosome X, Takin1.1, whole genome shotgun sequence genomic region:
- the TCEAL4 gene encoding transcription elongation factor A protein-like 4 — MEKLCSENEAKPENQGKMENKEQPLDAGKPGAACTREDEEDLENQGRTDPKGKTDEEVLTVTERPESETKPKEGAPESQEKPESEEQAQERKAESEGKPGSEEEAKETKAESEGKPESEGKPESEGKPKEDKPASEPREPRAGRKRPAGEDVPRKAKRKTNKGLAQCLKEYKEAIHDMHLSNEEMIREFDEMARVEDEVKKTRQKLGGFMWMQKSLQDPFHPRGPRELRGGCRAPQRGFEDIPFV, encoded by the coding sequence ATGGAAAAACTCTGCAGTGAAAATGAAGCGAAGCCTGAGAACCAGGGCAAGATGGAAAACAAAGAACAGCCACTGGATGCAGGAAAACCAGGAGCAGCTTGTACTAGGGAAGATGAGGAAGACTTAGAAAACCAGGGAAGGACAGATCCCAAGGGAAAGACAGATGAGGAAGTATTAACAGTTACGGAAAGGCCAGAGAGTGAGACCAAGCCAAAAGAAGGAGCCCCAGAGAGCCAAGAAAAGCCAGAGAGTGAGGAACAAGcgcaagaaagaaaagcagagagcgAGGGGAAGCCAGGGAGTGAGgaagaagcaaaagaaacaaaagcagagagTGAGGGGAAGCCAGAGAGTGAGGGGAAGCCAGAGAGCGAGGGGAAGCCAAAAGAAGACAAGCCAGCCAGCGAACCAAGGGAACCGAGGGCTGGCAGAAAGCGCCCCGCTGGGGAGGATGTACCCAGGAAGGccaaaagaaaaaccaacaaGGGGCTGGCTCAGTGTCTCAAGGAATACAAGGAGGCCATACATGATATGCATTTGAGCAATGAAGAGATGATAAGAGAATTTGATGAGATGGCCAGGGTGGAGGATGAGGTGAAGAAAACCAGACAGAAATTGGGGGGGTTTATGTGGATGCAAAAAAGTTTACAGGACCCCTTCCACCCAAGGGGCCCAAGGGAACTCAGGGGTGGCTGCAGGGCCCCGCAAAGAGGCTTTGAAGACATTCCTTTTGTGTAG